One window of the Rhipicephalus sanguineus isolate Rsan-2018 chromosome 2, BIME_Rsan_1.4, whole genome shotgun sequence genome contains the following:
- the LOC119382090 gene encoding uncharacterized protein LOC119382090 translates to MDLPSLKRCTVRRLLAEIGFKYEKRCRNSLLIDRDDIVEWRNRYLRDVERYRAEGRKIFFLDETWVTARHTQLIVWTDTVVQKRGRMYARANGLSTGLKQPSGKGQRLIVTHIGSEDGFVDGCLDVFRGRKTGDCHEEMDGNRFEGWFGDVLQKLPAGSVIVLDNAPYHSRREEKLPTTSWKKENIQEWLNSKDIAYSATLVKRQLLELVASVKPRFLSYIIDNAAARAGCVVLRLPPYYCEFNPIELVWAKPIVIQVGEDDSEESYSDCELSGIEPYEEA, encoded by the exons ATGGATCTCCCGTCACTGAAGCGGTGTACTGTGCGGCGCCTGCttgccgagatcggcttcaagtacGAGAAGAGGTGCCGCAACTCGCTGCTTATCGAccgcgacgacatcgtcgagtgGCGGAATCGCTACCTTCGTGACGTAGAGCGCTACCGGGCGGAAGGCCGAAAGATCTTCTTCCTGGACGAGACATGGGTGACGGCGAGACACACTCAGTTGATCGTATGGACAGACACCGTGGTGCAGAAGCGCGGACGCATGTACGCTCGCGCAAATGGCCTTTCAACGGGTCTGAAACAACCCTCTGGGAAAGGCCAGCGCCTGATCGTCACGCACATCGGCAGTGAAGATGGGTTCGTAGACGGCTGCTTGGATGTATTCCGAGGACGAAAAACAGGCGATTGCCACGAAGaaatggacggcaatcgcttcgaGGGATGGTTCGGCGACGTGCTGCAGAAGTTGCCAGCTGGTAGTGTCATTGTTTTGGACAATGCACCTTACCACTCCCGGCGAGAAGAGAAATTGCCGACGACGTCCTGGAAGAAGGAAAACATACAAGAGTGGCTGAATAGCAAGGACATCGCCTACAGCGCGACGTTAGTGAAGAGGCAGCTGCTTGAGTTGGTGGCATCTGTGAAGCCACGCTTTCTCAGCTACATCATAGACAACGCAGCTGCAAGGGCCGGTTGCGTTGTGCTCAGGCTCCCGCCGTACTACTGCGAATTCAATCCCATTGAGCTCGTGTGGGCAAAG CCCATCGTCATCCAAGTGGGGGAAGATGACAGTGAAGAAAGCTACTCTGACTGCGAGCTGTCCGGCATTGAGCCCTACGAGGAAGCTTAA